GCTGTTTAGTTTGATGTCTGCTTGCTTCTCAAACATTTCCTTATTCCTATATTGTACAAACGTACAGTAAGACAGGTTTTATTCTGTGTTGGGATTGGTGCTTTACCTCCGCACCTAATGTTCCAGTGCAGAGACACAGTCTGATTTCACTTTAGTGTGGCTTCACCAGCCATTTGTGTGAGCCTTCAAGTGTGATTAGTGTTCTCCAAAGCGAATCCACTTTGTTGGTTGAGGCCAGGATAATAATCCAATGCTGCTGCACCAATTGACTGAGGTAAAGCAGCCAGTTTCTCTATGACTCACTGCAATATATGAGGTTCTATGTTTCTGTGCTTGGGACTCACAACCAACTTCAGAAAACCTTCAGTCTGTGTCAGAAGTGGCACCccccagttttgaaatccccctgAGGAAAGAAGGTTCACAAGAGGATGAACAGGCCTGTGATCTTGGCAGTGAGTATCCCCTACAAAGATCCTTCACTCCCAAGAACCACCCTTCCATCTCCCTCCTCAATCCCCCCAGAAAATCTATTTAAAGCCAGAAAAGATTCACTGGTTTCACTGAGGTTTCCAAGGTAGCAGAGAGCTAACAGACAACAGCCAAAAGCATATTTTCCACCTTCCAGGGCACCTTCCCCTCATTGTATTGAGCATCATCTGCTGCTGAGGAGATGCCATAATCTCTCTCCCACTTATTTTCTGGTCTTAAAATATCCCTTTATTTAAAGCTGCACCAAAAGGGGAATGGTGAAAATATTTAACGATTGGTTTTTCATCACCCAGAACCTGTTCATACCAACATTAAAGGGTATCTTAAGAAAGCTGAGTTACATCCCATAAGATGACACACACACAATACCCATCTTAGTAATTAGATAGTAGCCCCCACACCAAAGATAATGAGGGATCATTTCCTTTCTCCCACAGCTGCTGCTAGAAATCTTTGGCAAACTCCATCAGAatctctgaccattaaaggaaagttAGAAGGCTATGATTGACAGGGCCCGTGTCATGaataatcaggggaaatgtagtgGTTTAAATAATAGGAAAGCTGTTTACAGAAACCTACATGTGTTACTGAAGTATTATTTGTGGAATGGTCTGGAGCATTGAGAGAAAGGAGTTCAAAAAATGGGAGCAGGATGGTAGAGATTACAGGGGTAGGGTGGTGGTAAGATTGAAAGGGAACTAACAATTAATGGGAACAAATTGGTTAAGGTGGACTATTCTCAATGGGTTCTGAAGAATGGCAGAACATGTGCATAATGAATTAAAGGGACACACTCCTGCTCTTTCTGGTCATCAAgccatgctgaaaaagcactCATTTGCTGAATCCTCTGTTAACTGCCAGGTTTCCTGAGCCCATCACTGCTAAAATTTAATGATTGTCTTAACTTAATTATTACAGGCtcatttaaacattataattacaTCCTGCCTCTCCAGTTGGAAAATCCTGCTGTAGTGGAACCTGAATTAGGTGTTTTCATGATGGTTGTACTTAGACTTTGCATAAATCACTGTTTATCTCCACCAATGGCTCTTTCTTGCTACCTGTGATACCTCCTATTCAGCCCATTTTCGAATATTCCTGTCTGTGAGATTTTGACATGCAGTAATTGTCTTCCATAATTACCTATACAGCAATGAATTCAACTAATTAATTGACTGTGAAATACTTTTAAGTTTAAAGGAGTTAAAGACATGCACATTGTTAAGATATATCTTTCTTTTTTGTATTTTATACATTTGTTTTACAGATTGTTGACATCGTAGGAAGAAGACAAGAACAAAGTGTTTTGGAATTTTTATTGTTGCAGATAAATGAAATGGAAGTTCCTAATGCTGGCAATGGactgtgtaaaaatatttttgtatcaGCAGTTGTCAACTTCTGCTATTTTAATGATGAGGCTACCGGACTTAGAAGGGAGAATTACTTTGGTGCTTCAGTGACATGTGCAGGATCTACTCAGAGAAAAATAATGATTGATATATTGTGCTATCAGACATGGCAGCGTGATATTAGCTGGGCAGTATGTATTGGCAATAGATATAACAGAAATGCCTTCACATTTCCTTGTCAAGTGCACTCAATGGCATTTAATATTTACACTCGTGGAGAAAGCACTCATGGGCCCATAGCTCGCAGGGCACCTTGTCAAAAATGCTTCATAATGTTCCCAGACATTGAGTTTGAATTACGTCCACCAGAGGATGAACATATTTTTTGGGAATATGGAAACTGTGCAGAGTATGAATCACTAAGCCAGCTTCTGAACTCGCATCCAGAAATTGCCTCGAGACTGCATCGTAACCGGTTTGCAATTGGACATGAGGAATTGCTGACTGCAAAATATGAACGACTTGAATATAACCTTCAAGAGTTGCAGTTTGAATATGGGCATGAATTTTCATTTTACAATAGTCAGTTATAAAGGGATCTGCCCTGGTAAGGCTCTAACATTGAAAGCATATTAGAACACACAGTATATCATTGTCCTGATCAACCAACTAATAAGTACACATCTTGTATGCAGCTGAATAgaacagaatctctacagtgtgaaaataggccatttgacccaacaagttcacattgacCTTCTGaaaagaatcccacccagacccattcccctaccctttccctataaccctgcatttcccacagataCTACATATCCATGAACCCtattggcaatttaacattgccaatccagctaacctgcacatctttagactgtgggaggaaactggagcacccagaaaacccacacagacagtcacccgacgGCGGAATTGAAACCAGTTCCCCACcaatgtgagacagcagtgttaactactgcgCAGCCACGCTCCCTAAAGCTGTGGAGTATTACTGTGACTTtatcaatgaattcaattcaatggaCAGAAGTTATAGGGTACATATTAACAGTTTACAAATTTGCATTTCCTCTGTTTAATTGTTTATCTGGAAGGTTATCCCCGTGCAGTACATCAAACACAGTATTTGCACTTTTAAAGGTTAAAAACACCTGACCTTCTCCATGCCACGGTGGTGATGGGTCATCACTGAACTGGAGCTTCCACTCGCTTATTACTGGAGCTCTTTTCAAGGTCAGCACTAGTTATAAATTCCACCTGGAGGGTAGGGAAGGACAGAGGAACTCCTCCTGCCGTGTGATGGTGCTGTTTTCATTGACCAGGTGGAACTTTTgcagaaatttgaaaattaatcaTGTAACTTTTTCAAATAGTCTAACATTTGTAATTCAATCAACTGCTTAACCGTTAATTGTAGTACAGAAACGTGTCATTTCAGAATTTAATATTCCCCCGATGCTGATAGGAATGCTCAATGGCCTATGtctaacatttgcatcacatcaTAACATTTAGAATATTTTATATTGATCTGCTACATGATTTGCTAATCCATACTTCTAGAATTCCATGTCTGATTCTGATCACAAGCAAATTTTAAGTTATATGTGAATGATTTCCCTTCAGTGAAACTTGTCCACGGgaagggaaggtagctaggaaggcgatAGGAAGATGAAggttgggggtgatggtgataggtcagagtggagggtggagcggatgggaaggaaaatggacaggtggaacagttcaagaggatggtgctgaggtggaggattggatctgggataaggtgtggggaggggagatgaggaaactggtgaaatcgacattgatgtcgtgtggttggagggacACAGGGTGAAAGGTACACTTTCTCCGAtcaaaatcagatgatggaagtcgAAAATGAATGATCCAATTTTACCTTGATCATGACAAACTGTATACAAATTATAAATacttgtaaataaattccaaGCCTATATAGTACACATAGAATGCTTATGACTGGAGAgaccctggtttgtcttacaagTAAAATGTATTTTTGCAATAAAGTTCCTCACATTTAGCTATAATATAGGAACAAAAATTAGAATGAGATGCTTTACAGTAAACTTCCTAATAATGTGTTTTATACCTATTTCAGCATAAGACTTTTCACGTTTACCTGCTAAATGTTATTGCTCCATGGAAATCATTTAATTTTATAATCCAATTAAATATGCTGCATTCTGCAAGAAGCTTGACTTAACTTTTAATAACTATCAAAAGATCCTCAGTCTTTTGGAGAATTTACTGGCAATGCAGGTTTGTGTAACTAGTATTTCTTTTGCCTGTGTTGACAACATTAGATATGTTGGAATAAAGAAATAATTATCTGAGTGTTGAAACCATAAATAGTTTGTAGACATTGGCTGCACTGAAAGAATAtcaattgaattcaacaaaattgttttgaattcaatatgCTGTAATTTTATCTGTCAatgcaaataaatattttgcagagCAAATTCCAATGTTCAGTGTTTTTATTTGATTAAAATGATAAAAAGAATGACTTGTATTCATATAGACACATGAACTCAGGATATCAGAAAACACTAAACAGTTAGATTTGTCCCTGAATATTTTCACACCAAGTGTCaatatgtactgaggttctacctgcaCCCGGTGTTGTGGAGGATAAGACTTGCCTCGCTGCCGTGGACTTCCTGATGgtcttgtggtcaaaggtgtttttcttcacaaataTCTCCACGAGAGACAGGGGatatggaatggtccaactactggGAGTGTTCCACGGCAGCGAGGCAAGTCCTATCCTCCACAAACCAGGGACAGGTAAAACTTCAGTACATattgacacttggtgtttgcgtactggggatccatgcacagcttgatgtagccacacacacaaaggtggccatcagggtgagagtAGCGTTGGGTGTGTTTTCTCTGCCCTCTTCCAGGTCTTTGTACATATTGTCCCTTCGGACACAGTCCATCTTCGATCTCTACATAAATTGGCGCAGACTCGGGGACCTTTCCAGACCTgcgccacatataacaacactgagaGTACCTGATGCCTGATGACCAGTTTTTTACCCACAATGGAGAGTGACTGGTGCTCCAATCTGCTCATTTACTGCCTCACTTTAGTGACTCCTTCCTGGCTCATGTCCCAGCACTTTTGGGTGGtctgtcctgacagtgaaggggctAAAGGATTGGTAGGCCCAGTTTCTGGAAAGcctggcctcactcttgcctcagtttacctCAGCTCTCAAAGCCTGATCAACCTGGTTACAGATGGACATGAGCCTGTGCACTGTCAGCAGGTCTGAGCCGAAAACAGTGACGTCATCGTGTaaagggaggccttaacctgtaggtTCCCACTGCCAAGAAGAGTCACCCCGCTCAGGGTCACATTCTTTCagatggactcagcaaaaggctctatacaacacacaaaTAAGGCAGCAGCAAGtaggcagccctgcctgacttcAGATCTAATtggaaagctttctgattccTGCCCATTGATTGGAACTGCACaaacaatgttggtgtagagcaacCAGATCCAGTTGATGCTGTATCTAGTGATCGTGTTTCTAGATCAGGTTTGAGGTGGTAATTGGGCTAGGGTGCTTGGTTTTATCCCCTGACTTTTAGTTacatgaagcagctaaagatggctaGGCCTGGGACATTACCCTGCGGAACCCCGCAGTGGAGACATGGAATTGAATTTGTTGAAGTTCCCCTTCCTTTTTGTGAGATGTGATTCACAATGAGTGGAGAGCTTCGCTCTGATTTCATTCAATTCAGTTTTGacggggctccttgatgctgcagTCAGTCAGAGGCTGCCTTGATGACCAGGAGATTCACTCTCCCCTTGTCTCTGGAACTGAGCATTTTCCTTTGTGTTTGGACCAAGGTGTTAATGAGGATTGTAGATGAGTGGCTCTTGTGGAACCCAAAGTGGGTCACTATCACATGGTCTCTGGGAAAAGACCAATTTTCATGACTTTGTAAAACAAAGGACACCTTTAATTATTCTATTGATGTGTTTTGGTGAACAATCAAAGTGAAATTATTGTTTACTATATTGTTTAATTGCTCACTATTATTTAAATGTGTAAATTAGGTAgcaacttccagcatctgcacaggTCGAATTAAAT
Above is a window of Chiloscyllium plagiosum isolate BGI_BamShark_2017 chromosome 24, ASM401019v2, whole genome shotgun sequence DNA encoding:
- the LOC122562193 gene encoding uncharacterized protein LOC122562193, with protein sequence MQEFMENDSPWLQIFIMSANQFVHKAMDIFISAANRGDLEPRRANAYIKEILHIILFYGQINCPKVDPVDILQGNTDLLLRCFPDVFERCRTHLPTRPPFTVLLDAIVDIVGRRQEQSVLEFLLLQINEMEVPNAGNGLCKNIFVSAVVNFCYFNDEATGLRRENYFGASVTCAGSTQRKIMIDILCYQTWQRDISWAVCIGNRYNRNAFTFPCQVHSMAFNIYTRGESTHGPIARRAPCQKCFIMFPDIEFELRPPEDEHIFWEYGNCAEYESLSQLLNSHPEIASRLHRNRFAIGHEELLTAKYERLEYNLQELQFEYGHEFSFYNSQL